A segment of the Collimonas fungivorans genome:
CGGATAATGCTAATTACTATATATTAAGATAATTCCTGCAAGCAATCTATCGGCTTCCAAAAACACCTTGCAACCATATTCGGTTTTGAAACTATTATGCTATTTTACGCCTCTTGAAAAAAATCGGCAAAATCCACCCTCTTTTAGCTCTCGATGAGCTCCTCCAATGCTTGTAATACTCTTCCGCCTGCTGTCGACACTCCCTCTATTTTTCCTGCATGCAATAGGGACGCTGGGCGGCTGGCTGGTCTACCTGGCCTCGGCTTCGTACCGCGGAAAATTGAAAGACAACCTGTTCCGGGCCGGCTATCAGGCGGCTTTGCCGCAGGCCATCAGTGAATCCGGCAAGAGCATGTTCGAGCTGCCGTTCATCTGGTGCGCCGCGCCGCAACGGGTGCTGCGCACCGCCGCCATCGAGAACTGGGAGCTGGCGCAAGCGGCGCTGGACGCCAAGACCGGGGTGATCTTCCTGACCCCGCACCTGGGCTGTTTTGAAATCATCGCCCAGGCGATCGCCACCAAGACCCCGCTTACCGCGCTGTACCGGCCGCCGCGCAAAGCCGCGCTCAAGCCCTTGATCGAAGGCGCGCGCGGACGGCACAACCTGCTGCTGGCTCCGGCCAACCTGGCAGGCGTGCGCACCCTGTTCAAGGCGCTCAAGAAGGGCCAGGCGATCGGCCTGCTGCCGGACCAGGTGCCGCAAAACGGCGAAGGCATCTGGGCCGATTTTTTCGGACGCCCGGCCTACACCATGACGTTGCCGGCCAAGCTGCAGCAGATGAGCGGCGCCCCGATTATCCTGTCTTACGCTGAACGTTTGCCGTTCGGGCGCGGCTATGTGATCCGCTTCGTGCCTTTCGATGAAACCCCCGGCCACACACCCGAGCAACGCACGCTGGCCATCAACCTGGCCATGGAGAAGCTGATCGCACGCTGCCCGGCACAGTACATCTGGAGCTACAACCGCTACAAGACGCCGCCCGGAGTCGTGGCGCCGCCGGCATCGGCCGCACAGGAGCCGCAAGCATGAGGGCCCTGCTCGGCTT
Coding sequences within it:
- a CDS encoding lysophospholipid acyltransferase family protein — its product is MLVILFRLLSTLPLFFLHAIGTLGGWLVYLASASYRGKLKDNLFRAGYQAALPQAISESGKSMFELPFIWCAAPQRVLRTAAIENWELAQAALDAKTGVIFLTPHLGCFEIIAQAIATKTPLTALYRPPRKAALKPLIEGARGRHNLLLAPANLAGVRTLFKALKKGQAIGLLPDQVPQNGEGIWADFFGRPAYTMTLPAKLQQMSGAPIILSYAERLPFGRGYVIRFVPFDETPGHTPEQRTLAINLAMEKLIARCPAQYIWSYNRYKTPPGVVAPPASAAQEPQA